The following coding sequences are from one Paenibacillus tundrae window:
- a CDS encoding glycoside hydrolase family 127 protein, whose translation MNTTNVRIEDKFWEDYSALVRDTVIPYQWQALNDRVEGAEPSYAIRNFRIAAGLEEGEFGGWVFQDSDLYKWLEAVAYTLRSQPDPKLEKIADEAIELIGQAQREDGYVNTYFTIKEPGREWTNLYDEHELYCAGHLIEAAVAYAEATGKRRLLDIACRFADLIDRLFGLDAGQKQGYCGHQEIELALVKLYYATGEQRYLKLSRYFIDQRGSLPSYFEEEWERRGRKGPWSDNKPNLEMYQSHLPVREQTTAVGHSVRAVYMYTAMADLARLTQDDSLKAACERLWENTTRKQMYITGGVGSTHRGEAFTFDYDLPNDTVYAETCASIGLIFWARRMLQLEAKSEYADIMERALYNNVLGSMSRDGKHFFYVNPLEVWPEANKRNPDKQHVKPVRQAWFGCSCCPPNVARLLSSLNDYIYDVSTEENEIHVHLYIGSHLQFTSADGCDVSLRQRSELPWQGKVEFNVSLNEKHAGGTAFALLLRIPNWHQSGQPVLRINGEVQVYDVKNGYAQISRIWNDGDVVEWSIPVETKLIAANPQIRANAGKVAIQRGPLVYCVEEADNGVLLSSLSLTEESSLIEREASDLLGGCIVVEGEARRENTSEWLANELYKPLAAEPKKVRFTAIPYYLWGNREAGEMSVWLRNS comes from the coding sequence GTGAATACTACAAATGTACGCATCGAGGACAAATTCTGGGAAGACTATTCTGCATTAGTAAGAGATACGGTCATTCCGTATCAATGGCAAGCATTAAACGACCGTGTAGAAGGAGCGGAACCCAGTTATGCTATTCGTAATTTCCGCATCGCCGCTGGACTCGAAGAGGGAGAATTTGGAGGATGGGTGTTCCAGGATAGTGATCTATATAAATGGTTGGAAGCGGTTGCTTACACACTACGCTCTCAACCTGATCCGAAGCTGGAGAAGATTGCGGATGAAGCCATTGAATTAATCGGCCAAGCCCAACGAGAAGATGGATATGTGAATACGTATTTCACGATTAAGGAACCGGGCAGAGAATGGACGAATTTATATGATGAACACGAACTCTATTGTGCAGGACACCTGATTGAAGCCGCTGTAGCCTATGCCGAAGCAACTGGCAAACGTCGATTGTTAGATATTGCATGCCGCTTTGCTGATCTGATCGATCGTTTGTTTGGGCTGGATGCTGGCCAGAAGCAGGGGTATTGCGGGCACCAGGAAATTGAACTCGCTCTGGTCAAGTTATACTATGCGACGGGAGAGCAACGGTATTTGAAGCTCAGTCGTTATTTCATTGATCAACGTGGCAGTCTTCCAAGTTATTTTGAGGAAGAATGGGAGCGACGCGGTAGAAAAGGTCCCTGGTCAGATAATAAACCTAATCTGGAGATGTACCAATCCCACCTGCCTGTACGTGAGCAGACAACCGCAGTTGGCCACTCCGTGCGTGCAGTTTATATGTACACAGCAATGGCTGATCTTGCTCGGTTGACACAAGACGATAGCTTGAAAGCTGCATGTGAGCGGCTATGGGAGAATACAACACGCAAGCAGATGTACATCACGGGTGGAGTCGGGTCAACCCATCGAGGAGAAGCCTTCACCTTTGACTATGACTTGCCGAATGATACGGTGTATGCAGAGACCTGTGCTTCCATCGGGCTTATATTCTGGGCACGGCGGATGCTTCAGCTTGAAGCAAAGAGTGAGTATGCGGATATTATGGAACGGGCGTTGTATAACAACGTACTTGGCAGCATGTCCCGGGATGGCAAGCACTTTTTCTATGTTAATCCACTTGAAGTATGGCCTGAGGCGAATAAGCGCAATCCGGATAAACAGCATGTTAAGCCCGTTCGTCAGGCATGGTTTGGCTGCTCTTGCTGTCCACCCAACGTAGCACGCTTACTCAGCTCGCTGAATGATTACATTTACGATGTATCTACAGAAGAGAATGAGATTCACGTCCATTTATACATTGGTAGTCATCTGCAATTCACATCAGCAGACGGGTGTGATGTATCCCTTCGCCAGAGATCGGAGCTGCCTTGGCAGGGCAAGGTGGAGTTTAACGTATCACTGAATGAGAAGCATGCGGGTGGAACTGCTTTTGCACTGTTGCTAAGAATTCCTAACTGGCATCAGAGCGGTCAGCCTGTCCTTCGCATTAACGGCGAGGTGCAGGTATACGATGTGAAGAACGGCTATGCTCAAATCAGTCGAATCTGGAACGATGGTGATGTGGTAGAGTGGTCGATACCTGTGGAGACGAAGTTAATTGCCGCTAACCCACAGATTAGAGCCAACGCAGGCAAAGTAGCTATTCAGCGTGGACCACTTGTCTATTGCGTGGAGGAGGCAGATAACGGTGTATTGTTATCATCACTTTCGCTTACTGAAGAGAGTTCATTAATTGAGCGCGAAGCTTCTGATTTACTTGGTGGCTGTATCGTTGTTGAAGGTGAGGCAAGAAGGGAGAACACCTCTGAATGGTTGGCCAATGAATTGTACAAACCATTGGCAGCTGAGCCGAAGAAGGTTCGATTTACCGCAATTCCTTATTATTTGTGGGGTAACCGCGAGGCTGGGGAAATGAGTGTCTGGTTACGTAATTCATAG
- a CDS encoding NAD(P)-dependent alcohol dehydrogenase encodes MGEDMSRIGVSSKRVPDLMKALVYDTYGTPEVLRLEDVTVPTPKEHEVLIEVHATSINSWDWDLLLGQPFVTRIGAVRKPRYPILGADVAGTVVAVGGAAGQFQVGDRVFGDLSACNWGGFAEYVCASETALTPIPAGITCVQAAAIPQAAVLALQGLRNRGTLQQGQRILINGAGGGVGTFALQYAKLHGAEVTCVDHGEKLEMLQALGSDHVIDYRNEDYTAQGMTYDVILDVIGNRKVTALKRALRSGGRYVMIGGPMGRIVMNLLWAPIVSKLENKKISVLMHRPNAEDQSEWIELVESGHVIPIIDQQYPLREAPQAFRDMGAGRVKGKTIIIMKE; translated from the coding sequence ATGGGCGAAGATATGAGCCGTATTGGAGTATCCAGCAAGCGAGTACCAGACCTAATGAAAGCATTAGTCTATGACACGTACGGTACACCGGAAGTCTTGCGCTTGGAAGATGTAACCGTTCCGACTCCGAAGGAACATGAAGTGTTAATTGAGGTTCATGCAACGTCGATCAATTCTTGGGACTGGGATCTCCTTCTGGGGCAACCATTCGTTACACGCATCGGCGCAGTCCGCAAACCCCGTTATCCAATTCTTGGTGCAGACGTAGCAGGGACAGTCGTCGCGGTTGGCGGTGCAGCAGGGCAATTCCAAGTTGGTGATCGAGTGTTTGGCGATCTGTCAGCCTGTAACTGGGGTGGATTTGCGGAGTATGTGTGTGCCAGTGAAACGGCATTGACGCCTATACCTGCCGGAATCACTTGTGTACAGGCAGCAGCAATCCCTCAAGCGGCAGTTCTTGCATTACAGGGTTTGCGTAATCGCGGGACTTTGCAACAGGGGCAACGAATTCTCATTAATGGGGCTGGGGGTGGAGTTGGAACATTTGCTCTCCAATATGCCAAGTTACACGGTGCAGAAGTGACCTGTGTTGATCACGGTGAGAAGCTGGAGATGTTACAGGCTTTGGGTTCGGATCACGTCATAGATTACCGGAATGAAGACTATACTGCGCAGGGAATGACGTATGACGTAATTCTTGATGTGATAGGGAATCGTAAGGTGACAGCTTTGAAACGAGCACTGCGTAGCGGCGGTCGGTATGTAATGATTGGAGGCCCGATGGGGCGAATTGTAATGAATCTATTGTGGGCACCAATCGTTTCGAAGCTTGAAAACAAGAAAATATCAGTGCTTATGCACAGACCGAATGCCGAAGATCAGAGTGAATGGATCGAGCTGGTTGAATCCGGGCATGTCATACCGATCATCGATCAACAGTATCCATTACGTGAAGCACCTCAGGCATTTCGTGATATGGGAGCAGGTCGTGTGAAAGGAAAAACGATCATTATCATGAAAGAATAG
- a CDS encoding X2-like carbohydrate binding domain-containing protein — translation MENWLRKATAMMLAFALLLGLMTAPVHANNALFTIEAEDAQLTSDLQVVTEIYGQPKPGYSGSGFVWMQNSGTLTFTVNAPETGMYAISTRYMQELSADGRVQYLNVNGVTKGSYMLPYTTTWSDFDFGFHKLNKGSNTIQIKSGWGFAYFDTFTVDHADLDPLNVQPILTDPEATPETQILMNYLTEVYGNQIISGQQEIYGGGNDGDTELEFEWIYDLTGKYPAIRGFDLMNYNPLYGWEDGTTDRMIDWVNNRGGIATASWHINVPRNFITYQLGDFVDWKEATYKPTETNFNTANAVIPGTKEYQYVMMTIEDLAEQLLILQDNNVPVIFRPYHEAEGNGGLNGEGAWFWWASAGAEVYKDLWDLIYTELTETYDLHNLIWTYNSYVYSTSPAWYPGDHQVDLVGYDKYNTIYNRYDGLSGVPNEDAITSIFYQLVDLTNGSKMVAMTENDTIPSVQNLKEERAGWLYFCPWYGEHLMSTAFNYPATLTTLYQSDYVITLDELPDLKVTNPNPSASISPGTVEFDKNTPNQNDKSVTVTANGNTLTAVRAGNTVLNATTDYTFNGNTLLLNKAYLATMPVGEHSIVLDFNQGQDPVLKVKIVDSTPSSNATITPVNATFDKATNAVQDVSVTLNLNGRQLTSITKGNATLVSGQHYTASGSTVVLKQSYLTTLPLGQNSLTFHFNGGNNAVLTVNVVDSTVIVPPTGDLTIQAFNGNTSSSTNGISPKFKLINSGNSAIQLSDVKLRYYYTIDGEEAQTFWSDWASVGSANVTSKFVKLATPVAGADHYLEVGFTSAAGTLNAGQNAEIQARFSKNNWSNYNQSNDYSFKASGTQFANHEQITGYVGDELVWGIEP, via the coding sequence ATGGAAAATTGGCTTAGAAAGGCAACCGCAATGATGCTGGCATTTGCTCTACTACTAGGATTGATGACAGCGCCCGTTCATGCAAACAATGCACTTTTCACCATCGAAGCAGAAGACGCTCAGCTCACTTCGGATCTTCAAGTAGTCACCGAGATTTACGGACAACCCAAGCCTGGATATTCAGGTAGCGGATTCGTCTGGATGCAGAATTCAGGGACGTTAACTTTTACAGTGAATGCTCCCGAGACCGGCATGTACGCGATCTCTACTCGATACATGCAGGAGCTTAGTGCGGATGGCAGAGTTCAATACTTAAACGTGAACGGTGTGACTAAGGGTTCGTATATGCTGCCGTACACGACAACATGGTCGGACTTTGACTTTGGTTTTCACAAGCTGAATAAAGGCAGCAACACAATCCAGATCAAGTCTGGATGGGGCTTTGCATATTTTGATACCTTTACTGTGGATCATGCGGATCTTGATCCATTAAATGTACAGCCGATTCTTACCGATCCCGAGGCAACACCAGAAACACAAATTTTAATGAATTATTTAACGGAGGTATACGGAAACCAGATTATTTCAGGTCAACAGGAGATTTATGGAGGAGGGAATGACGGAGACACAGAGCTAGAGTTCGAATGGATTTATGATCTTACTGGCAAATATCCAGCGATTCGCGGCTTCGATCTGATGAATTATAATCCGCTCTATGGTTGGGAGGATGGCACAACGGATCGGATGATTGATTGGGTTAATAACCGAGGTGGAATTGCAACAGCTTCATGGCATATCAATGTACCACGTAATTTCATTACGTATCAGCTTGGAGATTTTGTGGATTGGAAGGAAGCCACGTACAAGCCGACAGAAACCAATTTTAATACAGCCAATGCTGTTATTCCAGGGACGAAAGAATATCAATATGTAATGATGACAATCGAAGATCTGGCAGAACAATTGTTGATTCTCCAAGATAACAATGTGCCTGTTATATTCCGTCCTTATCATGAGGCTGAGGGTAACGGTGGTCTGAATGGGGAAGGTGCATGGTTCTGGTGGGCTTCCGCAGGAGCAGAGGTGTACAAAGACCTGTGGGATCTAATTTACACAGAGCTTACGGAGACGTACGATCTTCATAACTTGATTTGGACCTATAACAGCTATGTGTATAGCACATCTCCAGCTTGGTATCCTGGCGATCATCAAGTGGATCTGGTTGGATACGATAAATATAATACGATCTATAACCGGTATGACGGCTTGTCTGGAGTCCCGAATGAGGACGCTATTACTTCGATTTTCTATCAGCTTGTGGATCTGACGAATGGTAGCAAAATGGTTGCCATGACAGAGAACGACACGATTCCAAGTGTGCAAAATCTGAAAGAGGAGAGAGCGGGATGGCTGTACTTCTGCCCTTGGTATGGCGAACACCTCATGAGCACGGCATTTAATTACCCAGCGACCTTAACCACACTTTATCAGAGTGATTATGTTATCACATTGGATGAACTGCCGGATCTAAAGGTCACCAATCCTAATCCGAGTGCATCGATCTCACCGGGAACCGTCGAGTTTGACAAAAACACACCTAATCAAAACGACAAATCCGTGACGGTGACTGCCAATGGGAATACGCTTACTGCTGTCCGTGCAGGCAATACTGTGCTTAACGCAACAACGGATTATACCTTTAATGGAAACACCTTGTTACTAAATAAAGCTTACCTTGCCACGATGCCAGTAGGAGAGCATTCGATTGTACTGGATTTTAATCAAGGGCAAGATCCGGTGTTAAAGGTTAAAATTGTGGATTCAACGCCGAGTTCCAATGCGACCATCACACCTGTGAATGCTACATTTGACAAAGCAACGAACGCAGTGCAAGATGTTTCCGTTACGCTTAACCTGAATGGCCGTCAGCTTACAAGCATAACAAAAGGGAATGCTACACTCGTATCGGGTCAGCATTATACAGCTTCAGGCTCGACGGTGGTGTTGAAGCAATCCTATCTCACAACGCTGCCGCTCGGTCAAAATTCCTTGACCTTCCACTTCAATGGTGGAAATAATGCTGTGTTAACCGTGAACGTTGTAGACAGTACGGTTATTGTACCGCCTACTGGAGACTTGACCATTCAAGCATTTAACGGCAATACCAGTTCTTCGACCAACGGAATTTCGCCCAAATTCAAATTAATCAACTCAGGTAATTCGGCAATTCAGTTAAGTGATGTGAAGCTTCGGTATTACTATACGATTGATGGGGAAGAGGCACAGACCTTCTGGTCCGATTGGGCAAGTGTTGGCAGTGCGAATGTAACAAGCAAATTCGTCAAATTGGCAACTCCGGTTGCCGGAGCCGATCATTATCTGGAAGTTGGCTTCACAAGTGCAGCCGGAACGTTGAACGCAGGTCAGAATGCAGAGATTCAAGCGCGTTTCTCCAAAAATAACTGGTCGAATTACAATCAGTCTAATGACTACTCGTTCAAGGCATCTGGCACGCAGTTTGCCAACCATGAACAGATTACTGGTTATGTAGGCGACGAGCTTGTATGGGGAATTGAACCGTAA
- a CDS encoding glycoside hydrolase family 43 protein, translating into MKYTNPVIKGFYPDPSVCKVADTYYLVCSSFQYFPGVPLFESKDLINWTQIGHCLTRPNQIQLETVNSSGGVFAPTIRHNNGRFYMTTTNDTTHQNFYVWTDDIYGEWSDPIYVDQGGIDPDLYFEDGRALFMSNGTDDNGVEGIIQCEIDIETGRKLTPGRMIWNGTGGRYLESPHLYKINGTYYLMASEGGTEYGHMVTYARGDSPSGPFEAYPHNPVLTNRNLGGYELQGAGHGDLVEDENGNWWMLHLGFRQIGRWQTYHHLGREVFLTPVTFNEDGWFTAGYKGTVLTSFETDRISEATVQQERNVYTFENTDWNLDWCYLRHPAKQQYELARNKVILRGTDVTLDTPLSPTFIGIRQRDFNVMISCNVTLTEGEAGITLYMDENHHYDLALRQVDNGYSVVKRLNVGDIKSIEQEEYVGVSNQATLTIQSTPDRYTFIMNYDGKDISLGTAQTRYLSSEVAGGFTGVLIGLYASKVGSVAEFTNFTCTYT; encoded by the coding sequence ATGAAATATACTAATCCAGTCATCAAAGGTTTCTATCCTGATCCTAGCGTTTGCAAAGTTGCTGACACGTATTATCTCGTATGTAGCTCTTTCCAATATTTTCCTGGCGTTCCGCTTTTCGAAAGTAAAGATTTGATCAATTGGACACAGATCGGACATTGCTTAACACGGCCAAACCAGATTCAATTAGAGACGGTTAACAGCTCCGGTGGCGTATTTGCGCCAACCATCCGGCATAACAATGGCCGATTCTATATGACCACAACAAATGACACTACGCATCAGAATTTCTACGTATGGACGGACGATATCTATGGTGAGTGGTCTGATCCGATCTATGTCGATCAAGGTGGCATCGATCCAGATCTATACTTTGAGGATGGCAGAGCATTATTTATGAGTAATGGTACCGACGATAACGGCGTTGAAGGTATCATCCAATGTGAGATTGATATCGAAACTGGACGTAAACTAACTCCTGGGCGTATGATCTGGAATGGTACAGGCGGGCGCTATTTGGAGAGTCCCCATCTGTATAAAATAAACGGAACATACTATCTCATGGCTTCCGAAGGTGGAACCGAGTATGGCCATATGGTTACTTATGCGAGAGGGGATTCGCCATCAGGTCCATTTGAGGCTTACCCGCACAACCCTGTTCTGACCAATCGTAATTTGGGTGGTTATGAGCTTCAAGGCGCTGGGCATGGAGACCTTGTAGAGGATGAGAACGGCAATTGGTGGATGCTTCATCTTGGTTTCCGTCAAATCGGAAGATGGCAGACGTACCATCATCTTGGACGTGAAGTGTTTCTAACACCGGTAACATTTAATGAAGATGGTTGGTTTACCGCGGGGTATAAAGGCACCGTGCTTACGAGTTTTGAAACCGATCGAATCTCTGAGGCAACCGTTCAACAGGAGCGCAACGTCTATACGTTTGAAAATACCGATTGGAATCTAGACTGGTGTTATTTACGTCACCCTGCTAAGCAGCAGTATGAATTAGCTCGGAACAAGGTGATTCTAAGAGGTACAGATGTCACATTGGACACTCCATTGTCCCCTACTTTTATCGGCATACGTCAGAGAGATTTCAATGTAATGATCTCTTGTAATGTCACATTAACTGAAGGGGAAGCGGGTATTACGCTCTATATGGATGAAAATCATCATTATGATCTGGCTCTTCGCCAAGTCGATAACGGATATAGCGTTGTTAAACGTCTGAATGTTGGTGATATCAAGTCGATTGAACAGGAAGAGTATGTGGGGGTAAGCAATCAAGCTACGCTCACTATTCAATCCACTCCTGATCGTTATACTTTCATTATGAACTATGATGGTAAGGATATTTCGCTTGGAACGGCACAGACCAGATATCTATCATCCGAGGTGGCTGGCGGGTTCACAGGTGTGCTTATTGGTCTCTACGCTTCTAAGGTAGGATCTGTTGCTGAGTTCACTAACTTTACATGCACGTATACCTAA
- a CDS encoding ArsR/SmtB family transcription factor, with amino-acid sequence MIRANGDSKYMPLYEALASEVRWRIMSHLSEGEMNVKDLADVLELSPSIVTMHVRKLEQAELIGSHRVRLNGGTHKMCFLKQDAIEIELPSVGSFANIKEQSISVGHYTAFEVHPTCGLGTHEKEIGVWDDPRYFLDPERVHAAILWFGRGYVEYKTPNYLLPEDTPSAIEISMEIASEAPGLRDDWPSDITFSFNGVQLGTWTSPADFGRAARGKYTPSWWHRNVNQYGLLKTIRVDDQGTTIDGEWLSDVGINDIKLEELFWTLRFSVEEHATNVGGLTLYGAGFGNHNQDIIIRTIQPRADKG; translated from the coding sequence ATGATTAGAGCTAATGGAGATTCCAAATACATGCCACTGTATGAAGCACTGGCTAGCGAAGTACGCTGGAGAATAATGTCCCATCTCTCTGAAGGAGAGATGAATGTGAAAGATCTAGCTGATGTGCTGGAGCTTAGTCCTTCCATTGTTACGATGCATGTTCGTAAATTGGAGCAAGCGGAATTGATCGGCAGTCATAGAGTACGACTGAACGGAGGTACACACAAAATGTGTTTTCTCAAACAAGATGCAATTGAAATTGAATTGCCTTCGGTGGGTTCATTTGCAAACATCAAAGAGCAAAGCATTTCAGTGGGTCACTATACAGCGTTTGAAGTACATCCGACCTGTGGGCTGGGAACGCATGAGAAAGAAATTGGCGTATGGGATGATCCACGCTATTTTCTTGATCCTGAGCGTGTTCACGCAGCAATTCTGTGGTTTGGTCGGGGGTATGTGGAATATAAAACACCTAATTATCTTCTGCCTGAGGATACACCCAGTGCGATTGAGATCTCAATGGAAATTGCTTCGGAGGCGCCTGGTTTAAGGGATGATTGGCCCTCGGATATCACATTTTCATTTAACGGGGTGCAGCTTGGCACATGGACTAGTCCTGCTGACTTTGGGAGAGCTGCTCGTGGAAAATACACGCCGTCATGGTGGCATAGAAACGTTAACCAATATGGCCTACTGAAGACGATTCGAGTGGATGATCAGGGCACAACAATAGATGGAGAATGGCTGTCGGATGTAGGTATCAATGATATCAAGCTGGAGGAGTTATTCTGGACGCTTCGTTTTTCCGTGGAGGAGCATGCCACAAATGTGGGCGGTTTGACGCTGTATGGAGCGGGCTTCGGTAACCACAATCAAGACATCATCATTCGTACGATACAGCCTAGAGCAGATAAGGGTTGA
- a CDS encoding helix-turn-helix transcriptional regulator gives MFHLSDNTLIELELPPIPYFLGAGRTAYSTGDHHPHRSKLGVFDLLIVAEGGLFMGEDGSEWRLLSGDMLLLLPDGEHYSFQPCAEHTLFYWIHFEHEARYRTLATDDTSLSPALNASRPFENPYMLRLPKYLRLPDPQAVYDIVEQLLTLPTNATFWREQQLLGNLLSILEESGSRETESVATRLAERAATYIQAHYRNKVTNEMLAEALHFHPNYIVRCMKSRYGCTPSDYLQEIRLDRARRLLVTTDWSIDRVAEEVGFRYSPYFSACFKRKMGISPLQFRKQYLR, from the coding sequence GTGTTTCATCTGAGCGATAACACCTTAATCGAACTTGAATTGCCACCAATCCCTTATTTCCTCGGCGCAGGTCGAACAGCATATAGTACCGGAGATCACCATCCTCATCGAAGCAAGCTTGGCGTCTTCGATCTACTCATCGTTGCTGAAGGTGGCTTATTCATGGGCGAGGACGGTTCAGAGTGGCGCTTGTTGAGTGGGGATATGCTGCTGCTGCTGCCAGATGGCGAACATTATTCGTTTCAACCCTGCGCAGAACATACGTTATTTTACTGGATTCATTTTGAGCACGAAGCAAGGTATCGCACCCTGGCAACGGATGACACAAGTCTTAGTCCTGCGCTCAATGCGTCACGCCCTTTCGAAAATCCATACATGCTCCGGCTGCCTAAGTACCTACGCCTCCCAGATCCTCAGGCTGTGTACGACATTGTCGAGCAACTGCTGACTTTGCCGACGAACGCTACATTTTGGAGAGAGCAGCAACTGCTAGGCAACCTACTGAGCATACTTGAAGAGAGTGGCTCAAGAGAAACCGAATCGGTTGCAACCCGTCTGGCAGAACGCGCGGCTACCTACATTCAGGCTCATTACCGGAACAAAGTTACCAATGAAATGCTCGCAGAAGCCTTACATTTTCACCCCAATTATATTGTACGATGCATGAAATCCAGATACGGTTGCACCCCCTCGGACTATTTGCAGGAGATACGGCTCGATCGTGCTAGACGTTTGCTGGTGACCACCGATTGGTCCATTGACCGTGTTGCCGAAGAGGTAGGTTTTCGCTACTCCCCTTACTTCTCCGCGTGTTTCAAACGTAAGATGGGAATCTCTCCACTGCAATTCCGTAAGCAATATCTGAGATGA
- a CDS encoding cupredoxin domain-containing protein, with translation MLLSILSIIIIVCLSGYIILNTYKRKENLTGMPGMMIAMSIGMMASLCLGFQLGVLFNHDLAVPSMIAILLGLGTGYFAGKPISVLASLDGMLAGIMGGMMGAMLGSMLGFSYIMVLFVDILFILIFCVVLQIIGSGVAETKAPKKDGISVSFIAGVVTVAFGIVSIGVLLLNQYQDSRNPTVHAATKEQTFVQENVSYDVIPIDIQSNGFSQNNIVVQAGVPTQINFIKHSGYTCIKSIESADLGFDVYLEKGDNYITLKDLKPGTYHFNCGMYMYYGTITVV, from the coding sequence ATGTTACTTTCCATACTAAGCATCATCATCATTGTTTGTCTATCCGGATATATTATATTGAACACGTATAAGCGAAAAGAGAACCTCACAGGTATGCCTGGCATGATGATTGCCATGAGTATAGGTATGATGGCTAGTCTTTGTCTCGGATTTCAGCTAGGCGTATTGTTCAATCACGATCTGGCAGTACCTTCAATGATCGCTATTTTATTGGGGCTCGGGACGGGTTATTTTGCAGGAAAGCCCATCAGTGTACTCGCTTCGTTGGATGGCATGTTAGCAGGTATTATGGGTGGAATGATGGGAGCGATGCTGGGCTCTATGCTTGGTTTCAGTTATATCATGGTACTGTTCGTTGATATCTTGTTTATCCTTATCTTCTGCGTTGTTCTGCAAATTATAGGGTCAGGTGTAGCTGAAACGAAAGCGCCCAAAAAGGACGGAATAAGTGTATCGTTTATAGCAGGTGTAGTCACTGTTGCCTTCGGCATCGTCTCGATTGGCGTTCTTCTGTTAAATCAATATCAAGATAGCCGGAACCCTACTGTTCATGCAGCTACGAAAGAACAAACCTTTGTTCAAGAAAATGTGAGCTATGACGTTATTCCAATTGATATACAATCCAACGGTTTTAGTCAAAATAACATCGTTGTACAAGCAGGTGTGCCAACCCAGATTAACTTTATTAAACACTCCGGCTACACTTGTATTAAGAGTATTGAATCCGCGGATTTAGGGTTTGATGTGTATCTTGAGAAGGGTGACAACTATATTACGTTAAAGGATTTGAAACCTGGCACGTATCATTTTAATTGTGGCATGTATATGTACTATGGAACCATCACCGTTGTATAA